The genomic region TTTCTGGCGGAGGTAGAGTTTTCTGCAAAACAAAAGAGCAAGCAATGATAAAACTGCCTCAAACGCGCTTGTTATCCAGATCTCAATTAAGTCTTTCTAACTAAACTAagatttaaaattttataaagtTAATCATATTAATTTAGTACCGAAATCTTagctaaaatatttttttaattcgtCGAACTTGCCGAACGTCGGATGATTTCTCCATATAAAATGGCTGCGCCCATGTTTTGCAAAACCAGCATTTTTTCGTAGAAAATTGCGATTTATTCCATCATTATTGAAATTGAGAAGTTGTCATCATGCCTATAGATAGCAGACGTATTTTTGGTCCGGAGGAAACTCTTGATCCGATGACATTTGTTAcaccagaagaaaaaaaactgaaaaaagaatCTGAGGTATACCTGCTGTACATTTGGTAGTGTATTTGTGCATGGCTTCATTTTGGAGGTTTGACGACAGTTTATGGCTGAGTCTTTTGTAAGATGGGCAGAAGATTGGGGTAGATCCAGGAGAGGCATACAGTAGGCATAGTGACAATCGGTAGGGCATGTAGACCTGCTTGCTAGCCCGATTTTTGCCTTCGTAAATGGTAAAAATATGGCCACAAACTTACCATTTTGCTTCTTATTTAAGGGAAACCTTTTAGTGGATGATTTGCGCAATGATCGCCGAAAAGTGGACCAAATCAGACCACTGTGTAAGTACACTATCATGAGAATCCTTTACCTGGACTAATGTAGTACCCAAGATGTACATGTCGGTCTAGACTGTAAGTAGCGTGGTATTGTCGTATAACGAGTTGCGATTTTTCAATCATACTAAAGGTTGGTGctcttttcaatttcagttttgcaATCTGGAACAATCACACAGGCAAAAGGATCGGCTTacattgaaatcaacaacaCAAAAGTTATATGTGCAGTGTGAGTATGATGTCTTGTAAACACAGGCGTTTGAGGTTCTTTTATTGCTAGCTGCTCTTTTGTTTTGCAGAAAATTCTACTGACTGTAAGGATCCAGGTCTTAAACTCAACCAACCAACTCGAGTATCTTTACCACAGCAGGTTTATTTCAAACTCGGAAAAACCCACAGCAAATACCAGTCAGTCCTCTCCCTCTCACCAACCTCAAGCTTCAACTCACTTCAACCACCTTCCATACAAGAAAACCCTACACCAAACCTCCACCCAATTATATAACAACAAAGAAAGAGTAAACTCAAGGATTAAAACATGAATGtgtttatttacaagtgaaTTACGCAAAACACACAATGAATGGCCTCGGTAAGGATCAATGATTAAAACATGATTGGCACGAGTAGTGGAAATTGTTACACTGACGTATTCTGCTATTGGGGTCAGAGTCTCTGATTGGATTGTAGGTCTGCAAGTAATCCATCCTTTACTCATACTCGTCCTGTATTGGGTCCTTCCAGGTATGGGCCACGGGAAGCCGTAAGACGAGAAGACTTCAGCATGAAGGGACAGCTCAATTGTGAATTCAAGTTTGCGACGTTTTCCTGTCCGCAACGCCGGCCGCATCAGGCGGACATGATGGATAAAGACTATTCAGTTCTGTTAATGGATGCGTTAGAGCCGGCCGTCTGCTTGGACAAATATCCCAAATCTGTTGTCGATGTGTTCGTTACAGTCTTGGAGAATGACGGAAGTGGTAGGTATTGAGGAAAGGAGGATGTGAATCAAATGATAATTTAGAGGCTGGGGCTATGACTTGTTGAGTTGGGAGGGCTGAACTTCTTAGCTGTCTGAATCTTGCAAGCAGCCCAGGATGCTTTTGTAGATTGGGAATTCTGTTCTTCTCGAGACAGAGACCTAAAATGAGCGCAAACTGTGATGAGATTTCTTTCTTCTAGCCCTAGCTGCTGCCATAACTTGTGCTGCGGTCGCCCTCGCAGACGCCGAGATTGAAATGTACGATGTTGTAATAGGATGCTGTCTACGCTCGATTGATAATCACCTCCTCCTGGACCCGACATATGAAGAAGAATATAAACCACACGTATGTATTTGATCATCGATTTCAACTACATTTTGATTATATGTCAaaagggagatcagtggcagagtggtttgTAAACCATGAGGGTGTAGATTCGACACTAAGATGGATCAGTGCTGTTTCTCTTTGTGTCCATGGGCAAGGTACTTAACCCTACATGCTTTTGCTCTGCACTCGGAGGTGTTATTCTCcatggagtattcctcctccgagGCATTTGAGTCCAGGCTTCTCTGTGTTTTAACGTCCAATTCTTGCTTCCAGGTGCAACAGGCTAGGGCTGATAACAGCATGATGACGGTGGCCTACATGCCGTCAATCAACCAGGTCTCTTCCATAGAGATGAAGGGAGTAGCAGAAATAGTCAACCTACAGGAGGTCAGTATTAACAAGATTCCATAAAGACTAGTCAATATTAATTCTTTGCGaccaaaattgcttgtttgcagtggtcattgTAGGTGCCTGCAAGAAAAGGTTGTCTGCGATCTGATACAAACCTAGCGATCACTTATTTTACCCACAGACCAGCAATCTGTGGAAATTGTCGCAGGATGCAGTGGCTAAAATCCCTTGTTAACAGTGTGAAAATTGACACACAGGAGTGGACAAAAAACCTTGCATTCAGTTCTTACAATAGTAAATGCCAAGTAGGAgaagacttcttcaaattggagACAAATCCACTGAGTCTCGGGAAACACAGTCAAAAGGAACTAACCTATCGATTTCTCTTCCAGGGGTTGAAGCTTGTCATTAGGACCTGCCAGCGCATCTACCCTGTCATACAGAAATGTCTTCTCGACGCTGTGAAAGAAAAGTTGAAGGAATCTTCCTAGCAcaatcttgaatttttttctaagAATGGACTTTTAGACAATATTGACTATTCAGGTGGAACTGTGAGTAATCCGTTGGATTCATGAAATGAGATCTGTAGCTATTTCAATATTGTACATGCGATTTGCCACTGCCTTCCCCAGAGACTCTGGAGAttatatttgtaaataaacaaTAATAAAAACAGAACTGTTGTTGATTATGTGTTACTGTACGATTAGTCATtcgaagatggccaattcaacCCCCCTCCTCCTGCCTATCGtccctacactccggacgcagtggaccggccttgtTCCTCACCCATATGGAgaaccaattaggatgacgcaatgtacTGCCTAGGTAGTCTAATAGTCCCCCATTAAAAGCCGAAAAGGGCGGTGTTCTCGGACCAAACTGCGTTTGCCGACTTGGGATACCTGCACTCTGTATGTGAATACGGGAGTCTGTACGATAAAAATGGCAAGATATGTCTCTCCCGATACGTCTCGTAGATGACTTTCATCCGAGTCTGGCatgttttaatgaaatattaagTCATCATTGTATCGGTTATCTTGCATCTCAAGAAGCCTCGATGGAATTTAAATTGGAAGAAGACATTTAATTAAATCTTCATGGTGATTTAATTCGGAATAGTCTTGTCAATGACAATTACTGGCAATATATACGTTAAACCAAGCGTAGATTAATCTATGCTTGACAAAACCAGTGTCTTTAAAATTTAATTGAAAGACTCTCTGGTAAACCGAAattcacacaaggttcagatCGCAATGTggaatattttgagattttttgaaTGGTTGCCACTTTGAACGGGGGCCTAAACCAGCAATACATTATAGTCCCGTCCGGTCCTCGTCCGCAGGCTTCGGTAATGTTCCCGATTGTACATGTTCCATCTGGAAACCAATCGAACCCGGACGCGGAGTCAGACACtagactttttccagggggacattttcgactGCTACACCGGGAGTTGAACCGCCCAGATCCTGTCAGTAACCTCCCCCTAACTTTAGGTTGTAGGCAAGGAGATAGCATCTTATCACATGTAACTTTATAGTGACCTTGACCGCATGGGTTTTCCAAAAGGTAGCATCTTTTGGCTCTGTACAAAGCTACATAATGTACCTCCAGCCTCAGTAGAGTCGATTTAACACGAGTGTAAATCAGTGTGGGAGCGCTCGGTCGCTA from Lineus longissimus chromosome 19, tnLinLong1.2, whole genome shotgun sequence harbors:
- the LOC135502932 gene encoding exosome complex component MTR3-like, which encodes MPIDSRRIFGPEETLDPMTFVTPEEKKLKKESEGNLLVDDLRNDRRKVDQIRPLFLQSGTITQAKGSAYIEINNTKVICAVYGPREAVRREDFSMKGQLNCEFKFATFSCPQRRPHQADMMDKDYSVLLMDALEPAVCLDKYPKSVVDVFVTVLENDGSALAAAITCAAVALADAEIEMYDVVIGCCLRSIDNHLLLDPTYEEEYKPHVQQARADNSMMTVAYMPSINQVSSIEMKGVAEIVNLQEGLKLVIRTCQRIYPVIQKCLLDAVKEKLKESS